A window of the Oncorhynchus mykiss isolate Arlee chromosome 15, USDA_OmykA_1.1, whole genome shotgun sequence genome harbors these coding sequences:
- the LOC110489785 gene encoding myosin-7, whose amino-acid sequence MGDSLMAEFGVAAPYLRKSDKERMECQTRPFDIKRECYVPDPEVEYVKAIITSRDGAKVTADTEFGKTVTVKEDDVHPQNPPKFDKIEDMAMFTFLHEPAVLFNLKERYAAWMIYTYSGLFCVTVNPYKWLPVYDQSVVNAYRGKKRSEAPPHIFSISDNAYQYMLSDRENQSVLITGESGAGKTVNTKRVIQYFASIAAVSGKKSVSEEKKGTLEDQIIQANPALEAFGNAKTIRNDNSSRFGKFIRIHFGVTGKLSSADIETYLLEKSRVTFQLKAERDYHIFYQILSQQKPELLEMLLITSNPYDYAFISQGEIAVTSINDSDELMATDDAFDVLGFSQEEKNGMYKLVGAIMHYGNMKFKNKQREEQAEADGTEDLDKAAYLMCLNSADLVKGLCNPRVKVGNEWVTKGQNVNQVYYSVGALAKKIYENMFLWMVIRINLTLDTKNARQHYIGVLDIAGFEIFEFNTFEQLCINFTNEKLQQFFNHHMFVLEQEEYKKEGIVWEFIDFGMDLAACIDLIERPMGIMSILEEECMFPKASDNTFKAKLYDTHLGKNACFQKPRIVKGKPEAHFSMVHYAGIVDYNIGNWLVKNKDPLNETVVGLFQKSSLKFLANLFANYAGAEGAPEEKVAGGKKKKGSSFQTVSALHRENLGKLMTNLRSTHPHFVRCIIPNETKTPGAMENPLVMHQLRCNGVLEGIRICRKGFPNRILYADFKQRYRILNPNAIPEGQFMDNMKASEKLLGSLDIDHTQYRLGHTKVFFKAGLLGLLEEMRDDRLALIITAFQARSRGLLARIEFQKMVDRRDALLVIQWNIRAFMGVKNWPWMKLYFKIKPLLKSAETEKEMANMKEEFLKLKEAYAKSEARRKELEEKMVSLLQEKNDLQLAVQTQEDTIVDAEERCEGLIKSKIQLEAKAKELTERLEDEEEMNSELTAKKRKLEDECSELKKDIDDLELTLAKVEKEKHATENKVKNLTEEMAALDEIIAKLTKEKKALQEAHQQTLDDLQSEEDKVNTLTKAKAKLEQQVDDLEGSLEQEKKVRMDLERAKRKLEGDLKLTQESLMDLENDKQQLEERMKKKDFEMSQLNSKIEDEQALGAQLQKKLKELQARIEELEEELEAERAARAKVEKQRADLSRELEEISERLEEAGGATAAQIEMNKKREAEFQKVRRDLEEATLQHEATAATLRKKNADSVADLGEQIDNLQRVKQKLEKEKSELRLELDDVVSNMEQMVKSKTNFEKMCRTLEDQMSEYRTKAEEGQRSINDFTMQKAKLQTENGELARQLEEKDSLVSQLTRGKQSNVQQIEDLKRQLEEEVKAKNALAHAVQSARHDSDLLREQYEEEQEAKSELQRGMSKANAEVAQWRTKYETDAIQKTEELEDAKKKLAQRLQDAEEAVEAVNAKCSSLEKTKHRLQNEIEDLMVDVERSNAAAASLDKKQRNFDKVLAEWKQKFEESQTELESSQKEARSLSTELFKLKNSYEESLDHLETMKRENKNLQEEISDLTEQLGEGGKSIHELEKIRKQLEQEKSEIQSALEEAEASLEHEEGKILRAQLEFNQVKADIERKLVEKDEEMEMNKRNQQRVVDTLQSSLESETRSRNEALRLKKKMEGDLNEMEIQLSQANRQASEAQKQLKGLHSHLKDSQLQLDDALRSNDDLKENIAIVERRNNLMQAELDELRALVEQTERGRKLAEQELLDVSERVQLLHSQNTSLLSQKKKLEGDTSQLQNEVEEAVQECRNAEEKAKKAITDAAMMAEELKKEQDTSAHLERMKKNMEQTIKDLQHRLDEAEQIAMKGGKKQIQKLEARVRELETEVELEQRRSSDSVKGVRKYERRIKELTYQTEEDRKNLSRLQDLVDKLQLKVKSYKRTSEEAEEQANSNLGKFRKIQHELDEAEERADIAESQVNKMRAKSRDAGSKKGKDEE is encoded by the exons ATGGGGGACAGTTTGATGGCAGAGTTTGGCGTCGCAGCGCCCTATCTGCGTAAATCTGACAAGGAGCGTATGGAATGCCAGACAAGACCCTTTGACATAAAGAGAGAGTGCTATGTGCCTGACCCTGAGGTAGAATACGTCAAGGCCATAATCACCAGCAGAGATGGGGCTAAAGTCACCGCTGATACTGAGTTTGGAAAG actgttactgtgaaGGAGGATGATGTCCATCCCCAGAACCCGCCAAAGTTTGATAAAATTGAGGACATGGCGATGTTCACCTTCCTGCACGAGCCCGCTGTGCTGTTTAACCTCAAAGAGCGGTACGCAGCCTGGATGATCTAC ACCTACTCAGGGCTGTTCTGTGTCACTGTCAACCCATACAAGTGGCTGCCAGTGTACGATCAGTCTGTTGTCAATGCATACAGAGGCAAGAAGAGGAGTGAAGCTCCACCTCACATCTTCTCCATTTCTGACAATGCCTACCAGTACATGTTGTCAG ACAGGGAAAATCAGTCTGTCCTTATCAC TGGAGAATCCGGTGCTGGAAAGACTGTTAACACCAAGAGAGTCATCCAGTACTTCGCCAGCATTGCTGCTGTTAGTGGAAAGAAAAGTGTATCAGAAGAAAAAAAG GGGACCCTGGAGGATCAAATCATCCAGGCCAATCCTGCCCTGGAGGCTTTTGGTAATGCCAAGACCATCAGGAATGACAACTCCTCCCGATTC GGTAAATTCATCCGcattcattttggagtcactgGGAAGCTTTCGTCTGCTGACATTGAGACTT ATCTTCTGGAGAAGTCACGTGTCACTTTCCAGCTCAAGGCTGAGAGAGACTATCACATCTTCTATCAGATCCTGTCCCAACAGAAACCAGAACTTCTGG AGATGCTACTCATCACCAGCAATCCCTATGACTATGCCTTCATCTCCCAAGGAGAGATTGCTGTAACCTCCATTAATGATTCAGATGAGCTAATGGCTACTGAT GATGCCTTTGATGTGCTGGGCTTCTCCCAAGAGGAGAAGAATGGCATGTATAAGCTGGTTGGTGCAATCATGCACTACGGCAACATGAAGTTCAAGAATAAACAGCGGGAGGAGCAAGCAGAGGCAGATGGCACTGAGG ATCTTGACAAAGCTGCATATCTGATGTGTCTGAACTCTGCTGACCTGGTCAAGGGGCTGTGTAACCCAAGGGTCAAAGTAGGAAATGAGTGGGTCACCAAAGGTCAGAATGTCAACCAG GTGTACTACTCTGTTGGTGCACTGGCAAAGAAAATTTACGAGAACATGTTCCTTTGGATGGTGATAAGAATCAACCTTACTCTGGACACTAAGAACGCTCGTCAGCACTACATTGGTGTACTGGACATTGCTGGCTTTGAGATCTTTGAG TTCAACACCTTTGAGCAGCTGTGCATCAACTTCACTAATGAGAAGCTGCAGCAGTtcttcaaccaccacatgtttgTGCTGGAGCAGGAAGAGTATAAGAAAGAGGGCATCGTCTGGGAGTTCATTGACTTTGGCATGGACTTGGCTGCCTGCATTGACCTCATTGAAAGG CCCATGGGTATCATGTCCATCCTTGAAGAGGAGTGCATGTTCCCTAAAGCCAGTGATAATACATTCAAAGCTAAGCTGTATGATACGCATCTCGGCAAAAATGCCTGCTTCCAGAAGCCTAGGATTGTTAAGGGTAAACCAGAGGCCCATTTCTCCATGGTTCACTATGCTGGCATTGTTGACTACAACATTGGTAACTGGCTGGTGAAGAACAAGGACCCCCTGAATGAGACTGTGGTTGGACTGTTCCAGAAGTCAAGTCTTAAGTTCCTGGCCAACCTGTTTGCAAACTATGCTGGTGCAGAAGGAG CACCTGAAGAAAAAGTGGCTGGAGGAAAAAAGAAGAAAGGCTCTTCCTTCCAGACTGTGTCTGCATTGCACAGG GAGAACTTGGGTAAACTCATGACCAACTTGAGGTCTACTCACCCCCACTTTGTGCGTTGCATCATCCCCAATGAGACCAAGACTCCTGGGGCCATGGAGAATCCTCTGGTCATGCACCAGCTGCGCTGTAACGGTGTGCTGGAAGGCATCAGGATCTGCAGAAAGGGCTTCCCCAACAGAATCCTGTATGCTGACTTCAAACAAAG ATACCGCATCCTCAATCCAAATGCTATCCCTGAGGGTCAGTTCATGGACAACATGAAGGCATCAGAAAAACTGTTGGGCTCTTTGGATATTGACCACACCCAGTACAGATTAGGACACACCAAG GTGTTCTTCAAGGCTGGTCTCCTGGGTCTActtgaggagatgagagatgATCGTCTCGCTCTTATCATCACTGCATTCCAGGCCAGATCACGTGGTCTACTTGCTAGAATTGAGTTCCAGAAAATGGTTGACCGCAG GGATGCCTTGCTTGTGATCCAATGGAACATTCGTGCCTTCATGGGTGTCAAGAATTGGCCCTGGATGAAGCTGTACTTCAAGATCAAACCTCTACTGAAGTCAgcagagactgagaaggagatgGCCAACATGAAGGAAGAATTCCTGAAGCTTAAAGAGGCTTATGCTAAATCTGAAGCTCGTAGAAAGGAGCTGGAAGAGAAGATGGTCTCCCTTCTCCAAGAGAAGAATGACCTGCAGCTCGCTGTCCAAACT CAAGAAGACACTATTGTTGATGCTGAAGAGAGATGTGAGGGTCTGATCAAAAGCAAAATCCAGCTTGAGGCCAAAGCAAAAGAGCTGACAGAACgactggaggatgaggaggagatgaaTTCAGAGCTAACTGCTAAGAAGAGGAAGCTGGAGGATGAGTGCTCAGAACTCAAGAAGGACATTGATGATCTGGAGCTCACTCTGGCTAAAGTGGAGAAGGAAAAGCATGCCACAGAGAACAAG GTTAAAAACCTTACTGAGGAGATGGCAGCTCTGGACGAAATCATTGCCAAGCTGACCAAGGAGAAGAAGGCTCTGCAAGAGGCTCATCAACAAACGCTGGATGACCTGCAGAGTGAGGAGGACAAAGTCAACACGCTGACCAAGGCCAAAGCCAAACTGGAACAGCAAGTTGATGAT CTTGAAGGGTCTCTGGAGCAAGAGAAGAAGGTGAGAATGGACCTTGAGAGAGCCAAGAGAAAGCTGGAGGGAGATTTAAAGTTGACCCAGGAGAGCCTAATGGACCTGGAGAATGACAAGCAGCAGCTGGAGGAGAGAATGAAGAA GAAGGACTTTGAGATGAGCCAACTCAACAGCAAGATTGAGGATGAGCAGGCTTTGGGTGCCCAGCTTCAGAAGAAACTGAAGGAGCTGCAG GCCCGCATTGAGGAATTAGAGGAAGAGCTGGAGGCTGAAAGAGCTGCCCGTGCCAAGGTGGAGAAACAGAGGGCAGACTTGTCCAGAGAGCTAGAAGAAATCAGTGAGAGGCTGGAGGAGGCTGGTGGAGCCACTGCTGCCCAGATTGAGATGAACAAGAAGAGGGAGGCTGAGTTCCAGAAGGTGCGCAGAGACCTTGAAGAGGCTACCCTGCAGCATGAGGCTACAGCTGCCACTCTGAGGAAGAAAAATGCTGACAGTGTAGCTGACCTGGGAGAACAGATTGACAACCTTCAGAGAGTGAAGCAGAAGCTGGAGAAAGAGAAGAGTGAGCTCAGGCTGGAGCTGGATGATGTGGTCTCCAACATGGAGCAGATGGTTAAGTCCAAA ACAAACTTCGAGAAAATGTGCCGCACTCTGGAGGACCAGATGAGTGAATACAGGACAAAAGCTGAGGAAGGACAGCGATCCATCAATGATTTTACCATGCAGAAAGCAAAGCTTCAAACTGAGAATG GTGAACTTGCTAGACAGTTGGAGGAGAAGGACTCTCTGGTCTCTCAACTGACCAGAGGTAAGCAGTCCAACGTTCAGCAGATTGAAGACCTAAAGAGACAATTGGAGGAGGAAGTCAAG GCCAAGAACGCACTTGCCCATGCAGTGCAGTCTGCTCGCCATGACTCAGATCTGTTGAGGGAGCAAtatgaggaggagcaggaggccaAGTCTGAGCTGCAGCGTGGTATGTCCAAGGCTAATGCTGAGGTGGCTCAGTGGAGAACCAAGTATGAAACTGATGCCATCCAGAAGACTGAGGAGCTTGAGGACGCAAA GAAGAAGCTGGCTCAGCGTCTGCAGGATGCAGAGGAAGCTGTGGAAGCTGTAAATGCTAAATGTTCATCCCTAGAGAAGACTAAACACAGACTCCAGAATGAGATTGAAGATCTCATGGTGGATGTGGAGAGATCTAATGCAGCTGCTGCCTCTCTGGACAAGAAGCAAAGGAACTTTGACAAG GTCCTAGCTGAGTGGAAGCAGAAGTTTGAGGAGTCTCAGACTGAGCTGGAGAGCTCCCAGAAAGAGGCCAGATCTCTCAGCACTGAGCTCTTCAAACTCAAGAACTCTTATGAGGAGTCTCTGGATCATCTTGAGACCATGAAGAGGGAGAACAAGAACCTCCAAG AGGAAATTTCTGACCTGACTGAGCAGCTTGGTGAAGGAGGAAAGAGCATCCATGAACTGGAGAAGATCCGTAAACAGCTGGAACAGGAGAAGTCTGAGATACAGTCTGCTCTAGAGGAAGCTGAG GCCTCCCTAGAGCATGAGGAAGGGAAGATCCTGAGAGCTCAGCTGGAGTTCAATCAGGTGAAAGCTGACATTGAACGGAAGCTGGTGGAGAAGGATGAGGAAATGGAGATGAATAAGAGGAACCAGCAGAGAGTTGTGGATACCCTGCAAAGCTCCCTGGAGTCAGAGACTCGCAGCAGGAATGAAGCTCTCAGgctgaagaagaagatggagggagatctCAATGAGATGGAGATCCAGCTCAGCCAGGCCAACAGGCAGGCATCCGAGGCCCAGAAGCAACTTAAGGGTCTCCATTCCCATTTGAAG GATTCTCAACTGCAGCTGGATGATGCTCTTCGTAGCAATGATGACCTGAAGGAGAACATTGCCATTGTGGAGAGACGGAACAACCTGATGCAGGCTGAACTGGATGAGCTAAGAGCCCtggtggagcagactgagagagGCCGCAAACTGGCTGAGCAGGAACTGCTGGATGTTAGTGAGAGAGTTCAGCTGCTCCACTCACAG AACACCAGCCTACTGAGCCAGAAGAAGAAGTTAGAGGGCGACACATCCCAGCTTCAGAATGAAGTGGAGGAGGCTGTGCAGGAGTGTAGAAATGCAGAGGAAAAGGCCAAGAAGGCCATTACTGATGCTGCCATGATGGCAGAAgagctgaagaaggagcaggacactagtGCTCACCTGGAGCGCATGAAAAAGAACATGGAGCAGACCATCAAGGACCTGCAGCACCGCCTGGATGAAGCTGAACAAATCGCCATGAAGGGTGGCAAGAAGCAGATCCAGAAGCTGGAGGCCAGA GTGAGAGAGCTAGAGACTGAAGTGGAACTGGAGCAAAGGAGGAGCAGTGATTCTGTGAAAGGAGTCCGTAAATATGAGAGACGCATCAAGGAGCTCACATACCAG ACTGAGGAAGACCGTAAGAATTTGAGCCGCCTGCAGGACCTGGTGGACAAACTGCAGCTGAAGGTCAAATCCTACAAGAGAACTTCAGAAGAGGCT GAGGAACAAGCCAATTCCAATTTGGGCAAGTTCCGTAAGATTCAGCATGAACTGGATGAGGCAGAAGAGAGGGCTGATATTGCTGAGTCTCAGGTCAATAAGATGAGAGCCAAGAGTCGTGATGCCGGCTCCAAG AAAGGAAAGGATGAGGAGTGA